Sequence from the Janthinobacterium lividum genome:
GCGCCTGCGCATAGCCCTGGTGGCGCTGCGCCACTTCGGGCAGCTTGGCGTCGCCAAAGAAGGCGATGCGACGACGTCCCGCCGCCAGCAAGTGCTCCGTGGCCAGCCTGCCACCGGCGACGTTGTCGCCGCCAACGGTGCAATACAGCTGCTGCGGCAATTGCGCGCCCCACACGACGATGGGCACCTGGCGCGCGGCCAGCTGGTTCAGTTGTTCATGGTGGCGCCACTGGCCGATCAGGATGATGCCGATCACGCGGCCGCTATCGAAGGACTGGGCGGCCGCATCGAGCGTTTCCGCATCCACGCGCGAAATGAGCATGTCGAAGCCCTGCTCCGTCAGCGCATCGGCCAGGCTGCCCAGCATGCTCAGAAAGAAAGGATCGGACAGGTGCTGGCGCGTGGCCGCGTCATACGGCACCACCACGCCCACCGTGCGGTTCTGTTTCAGGCGCAGGTTTTGCGCGCCGATATTGATGGAGTACTTGAGCGAACGGGCCAGCGCGATGACGCGCGCGCGCGTTTCTTCATTGACCAGCGAACTGCCGCTCAGGGCGCGCGACACGGTGGACGTGGACACGCCGGCCAGGCGCGCGATATCGGCCATCTGCAGGCGCTGCTGCGCCTTCGAATCGGTACCGGTCATCGGACGCTCACTGCGGCACGGTGTCCTTGAACGACTGCCGCTCGGACAGTTTGTCGAACAGGCGGGCCAGCGCAGGATGCTCGGCGCGCCAGTCGATTTCCGGGAAGCGGAAGCTGAGCCAGCCCAAGGTACACCCCACGGCCACGTCGGCCAAGGTGTAGTTCTTGCCGGCGCAATACGCGCTCTCGCCCAGGCGTGCTTCCAGCGCCGCCAGACCCAGGGTGACTTTTTCCAGCTGGCGCGCGATCCAGGCCGCGCTTTGCTGCTCGGGCGGGCGCTGCGTGCGCTCCAGGCGCACCAGCACGCCAGCGTCGAGGATGCCGTCGGCCAGTGCTTCCCAATTCTTGATATCGGCCCGCTCGCGGCCATTGCCGCCGGCCGGCAGCAGCTTGCACACGGGCGTGAGCGTATCGAGGTATTCGACGATGACTTTCGAATCGATCAGCGTGCTGCCATCTTCCATCACCAGGCAAGGCACTTTGCCCAGGGGATTGGCCTGGGCGATGCGTGTTTCCGGCACCCACACGTTTTCCAGCTCGAAGACATAGTCGAGCTTTTTTTCCGCCAGCACGATACGGGCTTTGCGGACATACGGGCTGGCGAGGGAACCGATCAGTTTCATAGGTACTTTAAGGTAAAGGAGCAGCAAGCAGTATAGCATCGGCGGCAGCGGTGTTTGGCAGCACGCGCCCGGCGCCCCCCAGTGTGTGGCAGCCACGCCGCATCGGGGCCGGATTCGGCCAAATTGCGGTGCGCCGACGGCCGACGGACGGCTGGCCAGCGGCCAGCGGTGGTAAAATCGCCCTTTACTGTGGCGCCGTCAGTGTTGCTGTATTGCAATAGCCCTGCCCTCCCCGCGCGCCACACGCCAACCGTTTCTTTAACTTGCGTCCGCTCTCATGACTTCTACTACTCCGTATTCCACGCTGTCGGCCCTGTCTCCGCTCGATGGCCGCTACGCCAGCAAGACCGATCTGCTGCGCCCGATCCTGTCCGAAGCCGGTTTCATGCACCACCGCGTGAAAGTGGAAATCTCCTGGCTGCAAGCGCTGTCGCAAGCCGGTTTCGCTGAAATCAAGCCGTTTTCGGCAGAAGCGAACGCCCTGCTCGACAAGATGGCGAGCGATTTCTCGGAAGCCGACGCGGCCCGCATCAAGGCCATCGAAGCGGTCACCAACCATGACGTGAAGGCTGTCGAATACTGGCTGAAGGAACAAGTGGCGGACGTGCCGGAACTGGTGGCGGCGTCGGAATTCATCCATTTCGCCTGCACCTCGGAAGACATCAACAACACCTCGCACGGCATGATGCTGAAAGCCGCCCGCGATGGCGTGATGCTGCCGGCATTGAACGGCCTGGTGGCCAAGCTGACGCAGATCGCGCACGACAACGCCGACGTGCCGATGCTGTCGCGCACGCACGGCCAGACGGCCAGCCCGACCACCCTGGGCAAGGAATTTGCCAACGTCGTGGCCCGCTTGCAGCGCGCCGTGAAACGCATCGAGCAAGTGGAAATCCTCGGCAAGATGAATGGTGCCGTCGGCAACTACAATGCCCACCTGTCGGCCTACCCTGGCTTCGACTGGCCGGCATTCTCGCAGGCCGTCATCGAACAGCGCCTGGGCCTGGTCTTCAATCCGTACACCATCCAGATCGAGCCGCACGACTACATGGCCGAACTGTTCGACGCCTTCGCGCGCGCCAACACGATCCTGCTGGACCTGAACCGCGACATCTGGACGTATGTGTCGCTCGGCTACTTCAAGCAAAAACTGAAAGCGGGCGAAATCGGTTCGTCGACCATGCCGCACAAGGTCAACCCGATCGACTTCGAAAACTCGGAAGGCAACCTGGGCCTGGCCAACGCCGTGCTGAAACACCTGTCGGAAAAACTGCCCGTCTCGCGCATGCAGCGCGACCTGACCGA
This genomic interval carries:
- a CDS encoding LacI family DNA-binding transcriptional regulator, which encodes MTGTDSKAQQRLQMADIARLAGVSTSTVSRALSGSSLVNEETRARVIALARSLKYSINIGAQNLRLKQNRTVGVVVPYDAATRQHLSDPFFLSMLGSLADALTEQGFDMLISRVDAETLDAAAQSFDSGRVIGIILIGQWRHHEQLNQLAARQVPIVVWGAQLPQQLYCTVGGDNVAGGRLATEHLLAAGRRRIAFFGDAKLPEVAQRHQGYAQALAAHGLAPDPQLYVAGSFLPQGGATDVQELLDRQLPFDAIFACSDLLAMSAISALRARGVAVPEQVAVVGYDDIELAAYFHPPLTTVRQPIRAAGRALVASLLALVDGAPAPSRQLPTELIVRASGR
- a CDS encoding glutathione S-transferase N-terminal domain-containing protein, with protein sequence MKLIGSLASPYVRKARIVLAEKKLDYVFELENVWVPETRIAQANPLGKVPCLVMEDGSTLIDSKVIVEYLDTLTPVCKLLPAGGNGRERADIKNWEALADGILDAGVLVRLERTQRPPEQQSAAWIARQLEKVTLGLAALEARLGESAYCAGKNYTLADVAVGCTLGWLSFRFPEIDWRAEHPALARLFDKLSERQSFKDTVPQ
- the purB gene encoding adenylosuccinate lyase, whose amino-acid sequence is MTSTTPYSTLSALSPLDGRYASKTDLLRPILSEAGFMHHRVKVEISWLQALSQAGFAEIKPFSAEANALLDKMASDFSEADAARIKAIEAVTNHDVKAVEYWLKEQVADVPELVAASEFIHFACTSEDINNTSHGMMLKAARDGVMLPALNGLVAKLTQIAHDNADVPMLSRTHGQTASPTTLGKEFANVVARLQRAVKRIEQVEILGKMNGAVGNYNAHLSAYPGFDWPAFSQAVIEQRLGLVFNPYTIQIEPHDYMAELFDAFARANTILLDLNRDIWTYVSLGYFKQKLKAGEIGSSTMPHKVNPIDFENSEGNLGLANAVLKHLSEKLPVSRMQRDLTDSTVLRNIGVGLGYTLLAYDSCLRGLNKLEVNHARLAQDLDATWEVLAEPVQTVMRRYGIENPYEQLKELTRGKGISKEALQTFVNGLAIPQDAKDVLLTMTPGNYIGIAAQLAKAI